ATCGCGAATTCGGCGTTGATGAAGCGCGCGTCGAATTCGGCGTTATGCGCGACCAACGGCGAATCCTCGATGAAATCGACGAACTCCCGCGCGATCTCGCGAAATTTCTTATGCTGCGAAAGAAACTCGCGCGAGAGGCCGTGAACGCGGAACGCCTCTTCCGGCATGTCGCGTTCGGGATCGATATAGACGTGAAAGACGCGGCCGGTGGGAATGAGATTCAAGATCTCGACGGCGCCGATCTCGACGACGCGGTCGCCCTTCGACGGATCGAGGCCGGTTGTTTCCGTATCGAAGACAATTTCGCGCATTCCGATAGTTCTCTCAATCGATCACGTGACGTAACAGCCCAAAGAGCCAGCGTATCGGAGACCAGACCAGACGCGCCGCCCAGACCAGAAATTCCAGTCCGTCCAGAAAATCGACGACGATATCGACGAACCGTCTCCAACCGCTTTTGGGCGGCGCGCCGTGACTCAGGCGCGCGTCATCTTCTTCGCAGCTCATCGAGAATGGCCCGAACCTCTTCGCGCGCCGCCTCGATCCCCTTTTCCGTATGGACGACGAAATCGGCGCGGGCGCGTTTTTCGGCGTCGGGAACCTGCTTGGCGAGAATGGCCTCGAATTTCTCCCGCGTCATGCCTGGACGCGCGAAAACGCGCGCCTTTTGCACATCTTCCGGCGCCGAGACGACGACGATGGCGTCCACCGTCCTGTCGGCTCCGGTCTCGAAGAGCAGCGGCACGTCATAGACGACGATGCGCGTTCCCTTTTCCTCCTGTTCCTTCAGAAAGGCGTCGCGCGCCGCCCAGACCAGCGGATGGACGATGTCTTCCAATCTCTTCAGCGCGTCTGGATTTCCGAGCACGCGTTCAGTCAGCCTGCCGCGATCGATCGCGCCGTCCACCGTCACGCCGGGAAAAGCCGCCTCGATCGGCGCGACGGCCGCGCCGCGATAGAGATCGTGGACGATTCTGTCGGAATCGAGAACCGGCGCGC
The nucleotide sequence above comes from Methylocystis parvus OBBP. Encoded proteins:
- the coaE gene encoding dephospho-CoA kinase (Dephospho-CoA kinase (CoaE) performs the final step in coenzyme A biosynthesis.), which translates into the protein MIRVGLTGSIGMGKSTTAEMFREAGAPVLDSDRIVHDLYRGAAVAPIEAAFPGVTVDGAIDRGRLTERVLGNPDALKRLEDIVHPLVWAARDAFLKEQEEKGTRIVVYDVPLLFETGADRTVDAIVVVSAPEDVQKARVFARPGMTREKFEAILAKQVPDAEKRARADFVVHTEKGIEAAREEVRAILDELRRR